The Rahnella aceris genome contains the following window.
ATCATGGTCAATCTGTTTAATCCGGAGAAAGTGCTGATCGGCTCACCGCTGAATTTATCTCAGGATATTCTCCATCCCGCGATAATGTCCTGTATTCAGCAGCAATCGCTTCCCGCCTATAGCGAAAATATCAAACTTGAATCGACACAATTCTATAATCAGGGAACGATGCCCGGCGCGGCGTTAGTGAAAGATGCGTTATATAGCGGATCCCTGTTAATTAAATTACTGCAAGGCTAATATCCTGCGTAATTGAAGATACTTCTGCATTGGCTGCATTGGCTGCATTTATTCGCCCGAATCCTTGATCTTCGTCAGCGCATCGGGACTTTCTTCCTTGCCGCCCTGTCGTAATTTCCATTAATTGGGATATATCATTAACCTGTGTTCGTAAATAAAAAAATATAAGCCCTCGGCATTAACTGCATGGACAGTCAACAAAACATTGCGCTAACGCAAACCGCTCTCATCCCGCATCGCCTAGACTTTCTGTCGTGACTTTGTCTCTGGCGGTGTGTTCTTACCGGAGACTATCTTTCAATAAGACGGAGAGATCCCGGAGCCTGAATTCCATGTTAACGCACTTTTTCGTCACGGGTACGGATGCCCGTGTAGGTAAAACCATTGTCACACGTGCCTTGCTTCAGGCTTTAGCCGCGCAGGATCGCTGCGTTTTAGGCTATAAACCTATTGCAACAGGCAGTCAGGAGCTGGCCGACGGGGTTCGAAATAAAGATGCGGTAACGCTCCAGCAGTCATCTTCAATTTCTTATCCTTTTAATAAAATAACTCCACTGGCATTAGCTGATGAAGATATTTATGCCAGCCAGGTCCCTGAAAATGTTTTTGAAATAATGACTAACGGTCTTAATTTCATGCGTAAGGAGGCTGACTCCGTTGTAGTTGAAGGGTGCGACGGCTGGAGAACATTGATCACACCGCATCTTTTATATTCGGACTGGGTCCGTCAGCAAAATATGCCGGTAGTATTAGTGGTAGGTATTCAGGAAGGTTGTGTCAGCCATGCGTTATTAACCGCGCAGGCGATTATTGCGGATGGTTTACCACTGCTTGGTTGGGTGGCGAACCGCATTAATCCCTGTCTGGCTCATTATCAGGAAACGATTGATGCGCTCAGCGTCAATATTTCCGCACCGCTGCTCGGTGAAATTCCGTATTTACCTCGTGCGGAAAGCCGCGATATGGCGAAGTTTATCGACCTGTCCAGCTTTAACCTGGAAATGGTGATTAAAGTATGAGGCTGACGGTTTTTTAAAATTTATCATGGATGGAATTAAGTGCCTGAAAAACAGCAATATTCAAAATTGAACAGCATGTTGCTTAAACGCAAAATGATGAAAGTGATCGACCCTAAATGTGTCGATCAGGAACCCGCTAATCCGTTATATGTTTATGAAGTTATCCGTCAGGCGGCGGGAAATTATAAACTTGTTAATATAATGGATCCTCAACGCACCCTTGTACCAAATGGAGGTGGCTGGGTGTTTGCTATCATGGATGATGCTCCGGGGGCTGTTATTTGCGGCAAGGCAGATTATCAAAATGTCCATGGACATACTTCTCTTACGGGTATCTGTGAACATAAAAAAGGGGGAGTGATAATAGAAAGGGAACGCGGAGTTTATTTCGCTGGTGAGCTCGTATTTAGTGCCGGGCGACTGACGCGCTGGACTAATGGTAGTGGACATTTTGCTCCCTCCCGCTCATTGGCTTTTTCCAACTTATTAGCCCCCGTACGCCTCACTTTACCCATCCATTTATTCAGGCCAGAGGACGCATAATCGCTTTCTCAATAAATCATCTTTTTTTAGTCAACACTTATAACTGATGTTGTCATAATTAAACTGTCCTTAACAGGCGCTGTGTGCAAACCCGGCGCCTCTTTTTTGTCTATAATTTGGTATCTGCCTGCGTGCACTCATCAAAACAATGCTAAAGAAAACAAAGAACATGGCCGTCAATCATCCTGAAGTAAAGTCTGCTGTTAAATCTTCTCACCGACCTCTAATCCTTGCCGCCTGCATGTTGTCGATGTTTATGGCCGCCGTAGAAGTGACCATTGTCGCGACGGCGATGCCGACCATTATTGGCGATCTGGGTGGGTTCTCGCTGCTCGGCTGGGTGTTTGCCGTCTATCTGCTGACGCAGGCGATCAGCGTACCCATCTACGGGCGGCTGGCGGATTTGTATGGTTGCCGGAAAATGTTTTTCATCGGTACCACGCTGTTTCTGATCGGCTCTGTTCTGTGCGGATTCGCCCCTTCGCTTGGCTGGATGATCGGCTTTCGTGCCCTGCAGGGACTGGGTGCAGGGGCAATCACGCCGATAGCCACCACGCTGATTGCCAATGTGTACGGCCCGCAGGAAAGGGCAAAAGCGCAGGGATATTTGTCCAGCGTATGGGGCGTTTCGGCGATTGTCGGCCCGCTGATGGGAGCGTTTATTGTTTCCCATTTTCCGTGGGCGGTGGTGTTTTGGGTGAACGTGCCTGTCGGCCTGGTGGCGATGATCATTCTGGTGAAATACCTGCCGCCGGACGGACAGCGTAAACCACATAAGCTGGATCTGGCCGGTACCGGTTATCTGACCCTTTCTGTCGCGGCCTTACTCCTGGCGCTGTTGCAGGCTGAAGTGCTGGGTTACTGGGCGTTGGCACTGATGGCATTAGCCGTTGGCAGCGCATGGCTGCTTATCCGCCAGGAGCGTAAAACGCCGGAGCCTTTGTTCCCGCTGGCGCTGTGGCAAAGCAAAGTGATTATTGCCGGAAATGTTGGCGGGTTGATCATTGGCGCCACCATGATGGGTATCAGCGCATTTTTGCCAACCTATGTGCAGGGCGTACTCGGCGGAACGCCGTTACAGGCGGGCACCACGCTGGCGCTGATGTCGATTGGCTGGCCGCTGGCGAGCATGTTCAGCAGCCGTCTGATGCAGGCGACTTCATACCGTGCAACGGCGGTCATTGGCGGATTATTGCTGGTCGGCGGAAGTCTGGCGCTGTTGCTGCTTTCGCCATCGTCCGGTTTGTGGATGGCGCGTCTGGCGGCATTTTCGATTGGCGCGGGCATGGGGTTGTGTAATACCACCTTTATTGTCTCGGTGCAAAACAGCGTTGAACCGGCTATCCGCGGCATCGCGACGGCCTCAACACTCTTTACCCGTATGCTGGGTTCCGCCATTGGCACCGCGGTGCTTGGCGCAACGTTGAATCTGAATCTGCAATATCGTCTGCCGCAGGTAAACGATCCGGTACAACTGTTGATGGAGAAAGCCACCCGCAGCGCAATGGATAGCCAGCAACTGGGTGCTCTGACCGACAGCGTGGCGGCGTCGCTGCACTGGGTATTTGTGGTGTCTGCAGTGATTTCGCTACTGGCAGTCGCCGCCGGTTTACTGATCCCCTCCGGTGACCGCCCGCACGCTGAACCGCAGCGGGAAAGCTAAGCCGGGGGCCGTTGTTGCAGCCTGACCGCAATCAACATCAGCGTCAGGCTCAGCAGCACTGCAACCGACGCCATCGCCATCCCGTCGCCCACCGAACCCTGTTCAAACTGACGCCAGACATACACCGATACGGTCTGTACGCCCGCCGGTGAAAGCAGCAGGGACGTCACCAGTTCCCGTGACGCCACGGCAAAAACCATCATCATTGATGCCAGCAGGCTCGGAAATACCAGCGGCAGCAGGATCAGACGCAATGTCTGCGCCGCCGTGGCACCGTGCACCCGTGCGGCGGCGTCCAGATTGCCGCCAATCTGCTTCAACGCGGCGCTGACATAACGCACCGGATAAGGCAGCAACAGGCAGCAGTAAGCCAGCAGCAGAATTCCCCAGGTGTTGTACGGCGTCACCGGCCAGAAACTGCGGTTCCAGGCCAGAATCAGACCGACACCCACCACAATCCCCGGCAATGCCGCCGGTAACAGCGATAAACCGTCGATAACCGCCGCACCGCGAATTTTTCGTGCCACTACCAGCCACGAGGCAAGAAAGCCGGTCGCCCCGGCGATCAGCGCGGTACCCAGCGCCAGACTGAGGCTGGTCGACAGCGCACTCAGCGCGTCGCCGTGCGCGGCAAACAGATTACTGAAGTGGCGGAAGGTCAGATTCTGCCACGACAGCCCGCCGGACAACGTGCGGGAAAACGCCGTGGCCAGTGTGGAGACAATCGGCAGTGCGACGGCAATCACTGCCACCGCTGTAAACAACATCAGCACCGGAATTGTCCAGACTCCCGGCGTTTTTTGTGTCACGTCCGCCGGTTTGCCGGTCACGCTTTCCACATTCTTGCCCGCCAGCACTGCACGCTGAACGCTGTACGCACAAAGCGCAATTGCTACCAGCATCAGCGACAGCACTGCCGCGCCGGGCAGGTCGATCGGCCAGTCGGCAAGGCGCTGTTCGATGCCGGTGGTGAGCATCAGAATGCCGCTGCGCGAACCCAGCGCGCCGGGCACGCCGTATTCTTCAATCGACAGCGTAAACGCCAGTAACAAACTGGAGGCCATTGCCGGTAACGCCATGGGTAAAGTGATGCGCAAAAATGCCCGCCACGGACCCGCACCATGAATACGCGCAACATCTGCCAGACGACTGCCGCTGGCGGCCATGCTGCGCGATACCGCGAAATACACGACCGGAAACACATTCAGCGTCATCACCATCACCATGCCCGGCAGCGAAAACAAAAAATCATTCAGATGCAGCCACGGCAGCAGTTGCTGGACATAACCGTGGGTCTGTAACGCCATCATCCATGACAGCGCGGCAATATACGGCGGTAAAAGGAAGGGCACCAGAAACAGGATGTCCCACAGCGCGGCGGCGGGTAGCACGAACAGGCCGCGCAAGGCACCTAATGGAATGCCAATCAGGCCGCTGCATATCGCCACGCCCAGACCGACTTTTAATGTTGTCGCGAACAGTTCACGTAACTGAGGTTCTTGGAAAACACGATAAAATGCACTGAACGGTGCCGAATAACTGCCGGCATCCAGATGCGGAAAGACCGCCTGTAAAATCACAAAACTGACCGGCAC
Protein-coding sequences here:
- the bioD gene encoding dethiobiotin synthase codes for the protein MLTHFFVTGTDARVGKTIVTRALLQALAAQDRCVLGYKPIATGSQELADGVRNKDAVTLQQSSSISYPFNKITPLALADEDIYASQVPENVFEIMTNGLNFMRKEADSVVVEGCDGWRTLITPHLLYSDWVRQQNMPVVLVVGIQEGCVSHALLTAQAIIADGLPLLGWVANRINPCLAHYQETIDALSVNISAPLLGEIPYLPRAESRDMAKFIDLSSFNLEMVIKV
- a CDS encoding MDR family MFS transporter — protein: MAVNHPEVKSAVKSSHRPLILAACMLSMFMAAVEVTIVATAMPTIIGDLGGFSLLGWVFAVYLLTQAISVPIYGRLADLYGCRKMFFIGTTLFLIGSVLCGFAPSLGWMIGFRALQGLGAGAITPIATTLIANVYGPQERAKAQGYLSSVWGVSAIVGPLMGAFIVSHFPWAVVFWVNVPVGLVAMIILVKYLPPDGQRKPHKLDLAGTGYLTLSVAALLLALLQAEVLGYWALALMALAVGSAWLLIRQERKTPEPLFPLALWQSKVIIAGNVGGLIIGATMMGISAFLPTYVQGVLGGTPLQAGTTLALMSIGWPLASMFSSRLMQATSYRATAVIGGLLLVGGSLALLLLSPSSGLWMARLAAFSIGAGMGLCNTTFIVSVQNSVEPAIRGIATASTLFTRMLGSAIGTAVLGATLNLNLQYRLPQVNDPVQLLMEKATRSAMDSQQLGALTDSVAASLHWVFVVSAVISLLAVAAGLLIPSGDRPHAEPQRES
- a CDS encoding ABC transporter permease, yielding MNRNAFLPGMTGIALLLLVAVPVSFVILQAVFPHLDAGSYSAPFSAFYRVFQEPQLRELFATTLKVGLGVAICSGLIGIPLGALRGLFVLPAAALWDILFLVPFLLPPYIAALSWMMALQTHGYVQQLLPWLHLNDFLFSLPGMVMVMTLNVFPVVYFAVSRSMAASGSRLADVARIHGAGPWRAFLRITLPMALPAMASSLLLAFTLSIEEYGVPGALGSRSGILMLTTGIEQRLADWPIDLPGAAVLSLMLVAIALCAYSVQRAVLAGKNVESVTGKPADVTQKTPGVWTIPVLMLFTAVAVIAVALPIVSTLATAFSRTLSGGLSWQNLTFRHFSNLFAAHGDALSALSTSLSLALGTALIAGATGFLASWLVVARKIRGAAVIDGLSLLPAALPGIVVGVGLILAWNRSFWPVTPYNTWGILLLAYCCLLLPYPVRYVSAALKQIGGNLDAAARVHGATAAQTLRLILLPLVFPSLLASMMMVFAVASRELVTSLLLSPAGVQTVSVYVWRQFEQGSVGDGMAMASVAVLLSLTLMLIAVRLQQRPPA